From Anopheles darlingi chromosome 2, idAnoDarlMG_H_01, whole genome shotgun sequence, the proteins below share one genomic window:
- the LOC125948121 gene encoding putative sodium-coupled neutral amino acid transporter 10, whose translation METNSVQTVTLTNSIIGVGILSMPFCFQKCGIVLSIVLLLLSSYVTRLVCSYMVKSAIISRRKNFEQIAFYAFGSGGKLLVELCVVGYLLGTCIAYFVVVGDLGPQITAKILSLDESSTLRSWVMIVVTIVCIIPLGMLRNVDSLASVCSASLGFYLCLVLKVISEASNQFQQNGWFDRMDLWKWSGILQCMPIFTMALSCQMQIFEVYATMPTTSLDKMDRVIRQSTNICTLIYVAIGFFGYVAFNGHRFSGNILVDFSPSFVSDVIKIGFVLSVAFSFPLAIFPCRVSLYSLLYKRASDAHLYIPESKFRPLTVAIVVVSLIVGLLIPSIEVVIGLVGSTIGVAICLIIPAACYMTICKTNINEKKVAQVMIVFGFLTMVLGTYANLQAIDGGASEKKHELSTAIPLESIFEKLAVQPNEQLTKGTNNDKLPQPQPPEKDNERIIPKNNKSQELPKSKVAEPNAPVVEIPPEVPVPKPEPNSKPVTEQVRVAVDQGAILQKEQAIAVEEKQKIQNEISELKNTKKVLEEEVKNIKEELVKKNQESEQLKKLDQIMEKLAVESNAKLPHEEAQPPPPPLEVVNEPHKNPDRPSDPIVKLLTAGGTNKTVPLPGANVGDGSNFVLQKEPPTNQQMNDVDRLPIEGGGEGELPVDLRADAATVPQAPSGNLSETVVNAGSISESKHGALTEAKKDEKQEAVIPVFQTKAQHEEVKENAAPLPPLPVEVIPVEDKVAKGETPERKSKESDDGAAGKRDLLAMRFKRESELQLRQTVEVDENCPKPSATNSGIVTVDVEK comes from the exons ATGGAAACGAATTCCGTACAAACGGTCACGCTAACGAACAGTATCATCGGAGTGGGCATTTTGTCTATGCCGTTTTGTTTCCAGAAG TGTGGAATCGTACTGTCGATAGTGTTGCTACTGCTCAGCAGCTATGTAACCCGGCTGGTCTGTAGTTACATGGTAAAATCGGCCATCATCTCGAGGAGGAAAAACTTTGAACAGATCG CCTTTTACGCCTTTGGATCGGGCGGTAAATTGTTGGTGGAGCTATGCGTCGTCGGATACCTGCTGGGAACATGTATCGCCTACTTCGTGGTGGTCGGTGACCTTGGGCCACAGATCACGGCCAAGATACTGTCGCTGGATGAAAGCAGCACGTTGCGATCATGGGTGATGATAGTGGTGACGATCGTGTGCATCATCCCGCTGGGTATGCTCCGGAATGTGGACAGTCTTGCGTCGGTCTGTTCGGCCTCCCTGGGATTCTACCTTTGTCTCGTGCTGAAAGTGATATCTGAGGCAAGCAACCAGTTTCAGCAAAATGGTTGGTTCGATCGAATGGATCTGTGGAAGTGGAGCGGTATTCTTCAGTGTATGCCCATCTTCACGATGGCCCTTTCGTGTCAGAT gCAAATATTCGAAGTGTACGCTACGATGCCAACGACATCGCTGGACAAGATGGATCGTGTCATACGTCAGTCAACCAATATCTGCACTCTCATCTACGTTGCGATCGGTTTCTTCGGCTACGTCGCGTTCAATGGGCACCGGTTTTCCGGTAACATTCTGGTAGACTTTTCACCGTCCTTCGTTAGTGATGTCATCAAGATTGGGTTTGTGCTGTCGGTTGCATTCAGCTTCCCGCTGGCAATTTTCCCGTGCCGGGTCAGTTTGTACTCGCTGCTCTACAAAAGGGCCTCTGACGCCCACTTGTACATTCCTGAATCAAAGTTCCGCCCCCTAACGGTCGCTATCGTTGTGGTGTCTTTGATAGTCGGACTCTTGATACCATCGATCGAAGTGGTAATCGGTTTGGTGGGCTCAACTATCGGTGTGGCCATTTGTTTGATCATTCCGGCAGCCTGCTACATGACGATTTGCAAGACAAATATCAACGAGAAGAAGGTCGCGCAGGTGATGATAGTGTTCGGTTTTCTCACAATGGTACTGGGAACGTATGCTAATCTGCAGGCGATCGATggtggagcgagcgagaaaaagcaCGAACTGTCCACCGCTATCCCATTGGAATCTATTTTTGAAAAGCTCGCTGTTCAACCCAATGAGCAACTGACGAAAGGGACGAATAATGATAAGCTTCCACAGCCGCAACCTCCTGAAAAGGACAACGAAAGGATCATACCAAAGAATAATAAATCACAAGAGTTACCCAAGAGTAAGGTTGCGGAACCGAACGCACCGGTAGTGGAGATTCCTCCGGAAGTACCGGTTCCGAAACCAGAACCAAATTCCAAACCGGTTACCGAGCAGGTCCGTGTGGCCGTCGATCAAGGTGCAATATTGCAAAAGGAACAAGCGATCGCCGTtgaagagaagcaaaagattCAGAATGAGATCAGTGAGCTGAAAAATACGAAGAAGGTGCTCGAGGAGGAAGTGAAAAATATCAAGGAAGAGCTGGTGAAGAAGAACCAGGAGTCGGAACAGCTGAAGAAGCTGGACCAGATAATGGAGAAATTGGCGGTAGAAAGCAACGCCAAGCTGCCGCACGAGGAGGctcagccgccgccaccaccgctggaaGTGGTAAATGAGCCGCACAAGAATCCCGATCGTCCGAGTGATCCGATCGTTAAACTACTTACCGCCGGTGGTACCAATAAAACCGTCCCGCTACCGGGGGCCAACGTAGGAGATGGAAGCAATTTTGTTTTACAGAAGGAACCGCCTACTAACCAGCAGATGAACGATGTCGACCGGTTACCGATCGAAGGTGGCGGTGAAGGGGAACTACCGGTAGATCTAAGAGCAGACGCAGCGACGGTACCACAAGCACCGAGTGGCAATCTATCGGAGACAGTTGTGAATGCCGGCTCAATATCGGAATCAAAGCATGGTGCCCTAACAGAGGCTAAAAAGGACGAGAAGCAGGAAGCCGTAATACCAGTGTTCCAAACCAAAGCGCAACACGAAGAGGTTAAGGAAAACGCagcaccattgccaccgttaCCGGTGGAAGTGATTCCCGTAGAGGACAAGGTTGCAAAGGGTGAAACACCAGAGCGGAAATCAAAAGAAAGCGATGATGGGGCCGCCGGCAAGCGTGATTTGTTGGCTATGCGCTTTAAGCGCGAATCGGAATTGCAGCTTAGGCAGACGGTGGAAGTAGACGAAAATTGTCCCAAACCTAGCGCCACGAACTCGGGCATCGTCACGGTTGATGTAGAAAAGTGA